GATGCGGCGGAGATCGCCGAAGTGCTGCCGCTCTCCGCGACGAAGGCGATTCCCGGCGCGCCCGCGTGGGCAGCCGGAATCCTGATGCATCGCGGCGAGCCGGTGCCGGTGATCGACGTGCCTCGGCTCGCGCTCGGCCGTCCCGCGCAGCCGCTGCGCTCGACGCGGCTCGTGCTCGTGCGTTACCGGCTGCCCGCGTCCGCCGAGCCGGCGTTCGCGCCGCCGCGCGCGCGCCTGCTCGGGCTCATCGTCGAACGCGCGACGCAGACGGCGCGGATCGCGCGCGATGCGTTCCGCGACAGCGGGCTCGCGACTCCGCACGCGCGCTGGCTCGGACCGATCGCGAGCGATGCGGACGGCGTCGTGCAGTGGGTCGCGGTGCAGCACATCGTCGACGGCGACGCGCGCGCGTTGCTGTTCGACTACGCGGCGTCGCTCGATTCGCACGGCGCACCGGCGGGAGGCGGGCGATGAACGTCTTCGATCCGCGCTTTCATGCGTGGCTGTCGCGCGAGACCGGCATCGATCCCGCGTCGCTCGGCAACGATTTCGTCGCGCGCGCGCTCGCCGAGCGGATCGCCGCGACGCAGCCCGGCGCGGGCGACGGCGCGGCCGCGCCGGCGGGCCGCCCGCAGCAGTCGATCACCGACGAGGCGCTCGACGCGTACTGGCAACGCCTGAACGCATCGGCCGACGAGCGGCGCGCGCTGATCGAACTGTTCGTTGTGCCGGAGACGTGGTTCTTCCGCGAGCGGGAGGCGTTCGGCGCGCTCGCGCGGCTCGGCGCGCAGCGCCTCTTCGCTCAACCCGCGCGCGTGCTGAGAATCCTGAGCGCGCCGTGCTCGACGGGCGAGGAGCCGTATTCGGCGGCGATGGCGCTGCTCGACGCAGGCATCGATCCGGCACGCTTCGAGATCGACGCGCTCGACATCAGCGCTCGCGCGATCGCGCATGCCCAGCGCGCGCGCTACGGGCGCAACTCGTTTCGCGGCCACGCGCTCGGCTTTCGCGACCGGCATTTCAAGGCGGCGGCCGACGGCTGGGTGCTCGACGAGCGGGTGCGCGCGTGCGTGCGGTTCCGGCAGGAGAATCTGCTCGACCTGCTCGGCCGCGCCGGCGAGCCGTACGACTTCGTGTTCTGCCGCAATGTGCTGATCTACTTCGATCGGGACGCGCAGGATCGCGTCGTGAGGATCGTCGAGGAGCGGCTCGACGAGCGCGGCATCCTGTTCGTCGGGCCGGCCGAGACGGGCGTCGTGATGCGGCAGGGGCTCGCGTCCGCGCAGATTCCGCTCGCGTTCGCGTTTCGCAAGCCGGCCGCCGATGCGGCGACGCGGCCCGGCGCGAGCGGCATCGGCGCGCAGGCGGCGGGCGGCGCGTGGCGCGGCGCGGCGGCGGGCGTCGCGGCGAGTGCCGGCGGCGCGGGAAGTGCGGGCGACGATCGCACGCCGGCGATCGGCGGCACGCTGCGCGCGATTGCTCACGAGTGGTTCTTCGACGCCGGCTGGCCGACGCCCGAGCCGATCGCGCGCGCGATCGACGGCGCGCCGCACGCGTTCGAATCGTTCGCCGCGCCGTCGGTGTCCCCGCCGGGTGCGACGCGCGGCGCGTCGTCCGAGCCGCGCGCGCAAGCGGGCGAGGCCGGTCAGCCCGCGGCAGGCGTATTCGCGCGCGCGCCGGGCGCAACGGAGCCCGGCGGCGAAGCGTTCGCGCGTGCCCGCGACGCGGGAGGTCCGGCGGCCGCGCCGCGCGCGAACGCATTCGATTCGGGCTGGACGGCGGCCGGTGCGTTTTCGCGCGCACCCGGCGCCGAGCGCGCGCGGGCCGGCTCGTTCGCACCGGCGATCGACGGTGTGCCGCCCGCGGCCGAGCCGTTCGCGGATGCCGCGGGCCTCGCGCGTCCGGCATTCGATGCGCTGCCCGGCGCGGCGGCCGATGCCGGCCGGCTCGCATCAATGGCGCTCGCGCGCGATGCCGGCGCGGCGCCCCGCGCGTCCGCATCGCTCGCGCACACGTTCGACACCGCGTGGTCCGCGCCCGCGCGGGGCGCGGCCGCGTCCGGCATCGCGCAGCCGACGTTTTCGTCGCGCGCGTTGGGCGCCACCGCGCTCGCGGGCGTGGCCGAGACCGACGCCGCGACCGACGCCGCGTCACGCGCGGCCGGCGATGCGCCGCTCGACGCCGCCCGCCGCCTCGCCGACGCCGGCGCGCTCGACGCCGCGCAGCAGGCGGTGCACGCGTCGATCGAACAGGCCGGCCCGAGCGCAGACGCGTTCTACCTGCTCGGCCTGATCGCGGATGCGCGAGGCCAAGGCGACGAAGCGACGCACTGCTATCGGAAGGCGCTGTACCTCGAGCCGTCGCATTACGAAGCGCTGACGCATTTGGCGACGTTGCTCGACATCGCGGGCGATCGCGACGGCGCACAATGGCTGATGCAACGGGCCCGACGCGCGGCCCAGTACGAATCGGCCGCATCCGTGACCGACACGGATGACGGCGAACCGAGAGGAACCCATGGAACGCGACGTCGTTGAGCGACCGAAGATCGCATTCGACATCGACGCGTGCTGGAATCGCATCGGCACGCGCGGCGACCGTTCGTGCGAGCGGCTCGACACCTGTCAACGCTGCCTGAACTGCCCGGTCTTCGAGCGGCACGCGGCGCTGCTGCTCGACCGCCCGCTGACCGATGCGGATCTCGCGGACGCGGCGCGTCTTGCCGCCGAGCGCGCGCTGCGCGCGAACCCGGCGCCGGCGGCGCGCGACGGCGAGGCCGAGACCGTTCATTCGGCGCTCGCGTTTCGCGTCGCCGACGAATGGCTCGCGCTGCCGATTCGCGTGCTGCGCGAGATCACCGACACGCGCTCGATCCATCCGCTGCCGCATCGGCGCAACCGCGCGGTGCTCGGCATCGTCAACGTGCGCGGGATGCTGCGCGTCGCGGTGTCGCTCGCCGAGCTGCTGAGCCTCGATGCGCGCGCCGATCGCGCCGCGCCGCGCACGAGCTTCACGCGCATGCTCGTCGTCGCGCATCGCGGCGATCCGGTCGTGTTTCCGGTCGACGAAGTGGAAGGCGTGCTGCGCTTCACGCCCGCCGACTGGATGCCGGTGCCGGCCACCGTCGCGCGCGCGGGCGCCGTGCATTCGCGCGGCGTGTTCGCGTGGCGCGGCAAGACGATCGGCCTGCTCGACGAGGAACGCCTGTTCGACTCGCTGACGCGGAGCCTGCGATGAGCGTCGATGACGATTTCGGCCGCGCGTCGCTGCTCGAGCTGTTCCGCGAGGAGACGCTCACGCAGACGCAGGCGCTGTCCGAGCGGCTGCTCGCGCTCGATCGCGGCGCGCAGGACGCGGCGACGCTCGAGGCGTGCATGCGCGCCGCGCATTCGCTCAAGGGCGCGGCGCGGATCGTCGGCGTGCCGCAGGGCGTCGACATTGCGGGACGGATGGAGGATTGCTTCGTCGCCGCGCAGCACGGCCGGCAGCCGCTGACGCCGTGCCACGTCGACGCGCTGCTGACGGGCGTCGACTTGCTCGTGCGCGTTGGCGATCCGCAGACGGCGGCGTCGGTCGCGGCGCACGAGATCGACGCGTTCGCGGCGGCGCTCGCGGCGGCGGATGCGGGGC
The nucleotide sequence above comes from Burkholderia thailandensis E264. Encoded proteins:
- a CDS encoding chemotaxis protein CheW, producing MLFLLFHLDGERYALDAAEIAEVLPLSATKAIPGAPAWAAGILMHRGEPVPVIDVPRLALGRPAQPLRSTRLVLVRYRLPASAEPAFAPPRARLLGLIVERATQTARIARDAFRDSGLATPHARWLGPIASDADGVVQWVAVQHIVDGDARALLFDYAASLDSHGAPAGGGR
- a CDS encoding CheR family methyltransferase, which gives rise to MNVFDPRFHAWLSRETGIDPASLGNDFVARALAERIAATQPGAGDGAAAPAGRPQQSITDEALDAYWQRLNASADERRALIELFVVPETWFFREREAFGALARLGAQRLFAQPARVLRILSAPCSTGEEPYSAAMALLDAGIDPARFEIDALDISARAIAHAQRARYGRNSFRGHALGFRDRHFKAAADGWVLDERVRACVRFRQENLLDLLGRAGEPYDFVFCRNVLIYFDRDAQDRVVRIVEERLDERGILFVGPAETGVVMRQGLASAQIPLAFAFRKPAADAATRPGASGIGAQAAGGAWRGAAAGVAASAGGAGSAGDDRTPAIGGTLRAIAHEWFFDAGWPTPEPIARAIDGAPHAFESFAAPSVSPPGATRGASSEPRAQAGEAGQPAAGVFARAPGATEPGGEAFARARDAGGPAAAPRANAFDSGWTAAGAFSRAPGAERARAGSFAPAIDGVPPAAEPFADAAGLARPAFDALPGAAADAGRLASMALARDAGAAPRASASLAHTFDTAWSAPARGAAASGIAQPTFSSRALGATALAGVAETDAATDAASRAAGDAPLDAARRLADAGALDAAQQAVHASIEQAGPSADAFYLLGLIADARGQGDEATHCYRKALYLEPSHYEALTHLATLLDIAGDRDGAQWLMQRARRAAQYESAASVTDTDDGEPRGTHGTRRR
- a CDS encoding chemotaxis protein CheW, which codes for MERDVVERPKIAFDIDACWNRIGTRGDRSCERLDTCQRCLNCPVFERHAALLLDRPLTDADLADAARLAAERALRANPAPAARDGEAETVHSALAFRVADEWLALPIRVLREITDTRSIHPLPHRRNRAVLGIVNVRGMLRVAVSLAELLSLDARADRAAPRTSFTRMLVVAHRGDPVVFPVDEVEGVLRFTPADWMPVPATVARAGAVHSRGVFAWRGKTIGLLDEERLFDSLTRSLR